From Paenibacillus graminis:
TAACCAAGCTTGGTGAAGATAACTTCGGCCAATTTATCGCCGGTGCGCTGAACAAAGAACAGATTAACACCGACAGCATCACTTATACCAAGGAATTCCCAACAGGTATGCTGATCAAATCCAAGGTGCTTACCGGTGATCCCAAGGTTGAATATTTCCGTAAAAATTCTGCTGCCTCCACGCTGAGCCTGGCCGATTTTGATGAGTCCTATTTCGCTTCCGCCGGGCATCTGCATGTGACCAGTATTTCTGCAGCACTGTCAAAGACCTGCCATGAATTTTCCCTGCATGCTATGGAATTTATGAAAAAAAGCGGCAAAACCGTCTCTCTCGATCCGAATCTGCGCCCGGTACTCTGGCCGGATACAGAAACCATGGTGAACACCATCAACGATCTGGCAACACGCTGCGACTGGTTCCTGCCGGGCCACAGCGAAGGCAAAATCCTTACCGGCTTAGATACACCAGAAGAAATTGCCGGCTATTATCTGGAACGCGGCGTATCCCTGGTGGTTATCAAGCTCGGACCTGAAGGCGCTTATTACAAAAGCTCCTCCGGTGAAGAAGGGTATGTCGGCGGGTTCAAGGTTAAGTCTGTAGTCGATACTGTAGGAGCCGGAGACGGATTCGCAGTCGGCGTAATCAGCGCTATGCTGGAGAAGCTGACTGTAGCGGAAGCCGTCAAGCGCGGCAACGCCATCGGCGCACTCGCCGTGATGTCTCCTGGGGATATGGATGGACTGCCTACACGGGAAGGCCTGGAAAAGTTTATGAAAGCCAGCTTATAAGCAAGCTAAACCTCCCTCATGGTTAATGTGATTAAAGCCCTTCACAGTCTTGATCAGGCTGTAAAGGGCTTTTTGTTGTGGTGAACACTGTGAACCTTTGAGAAAAATGCTCTACTTGGTCCCTGGCGGAGCCTGCACGGATTGACCCTGCTGCAGCGCAGGCGGAAACCGGTAGGTAATCGGTACAGCAGATTCCTTATCC
This genomic window contains:
- a CDS encoding sugar kinase codes for the protein MSKQLDAVTFGEPMAMFYANEAGPLHEVTSFSKALAGAESNVATGLSRLEHKTGYVTKLGEDNFGQFIAGALNKEQINTDSITYTKEFPTGMLIKSKVLTGDPKVEYFRKNSAASTLSLADFDESYFASAGHLHVTSISAALSKTCHEFSLHAMEFMKKSGKTVSLDPNLRPVLWPDTETMVNTINDLATRCDWFLPGHSEGKILTGLDTPEEIAGYYLERGVSLVVIKLGPEGAYYKSSSGEEGYVGGFKVKSVVDTVGAGDGFAVGVISAMLEKLTVAEAVKRGNAIGALAVMSPGDMDGLPTREGLEKFMKASL